The DNA sequence CCGGTGGGGCGTGGCAAGACCTGGCTGATGGATATCTTCCATCGCAGCTTGCAGGTCCCGTCGCGGCGGCAGCATTTTCACCACTTCATGCGCTGGGTGCATATGCGGCTGTTCGCGCTCAATGGCACCGCCGATCCGCTGCGGGCGCTAGCAAGTGAGCTGGCCGAAGAGGTCCGTGTGCTGTGTTTCGACGAGCTGTTCGTGGCCGATATCGGCGATGCGATCATCCTGGGCCGCCTGTTCGAGGTGATGTTCGAGCAAGGCGTGGTCATCGTCGCCACATCCAATCAGCCGCCCGATCAGTTGTATGCCGATGGCTTCAATCGCGAGCGCTTTCTGCCTGCCATCACCGCCATCGAGCACCATATGCAGGTGGTGAGTGTGGATGGCGGCGCTGACCATCGCCTGCGACCCGGTGCTGCGCTGCAGCGTTACTGGGTCAGCGATGATGAAAGCAGCGGTGAATTGCAGCAGGTGTTCGCTGAGCTGGCTGAAGGCACCGTCAGCAATGATCCTGTGGTCATTGGCCGGCGATCGTTGCAGGTGGTGCATCGCAGCCAGTCGGCAATTTGGTGTCGTTTCGACGATCTATTCGAGCAGCCGTTTTCAGCACTGGATTTCATCGAGCTGTGCGACCGTTTCTCCTCAATCCTGATCAGCGAAGTGCCACGGCTAGGCAGCAAGCAGAGGGAAGGGCGCATCGCTCGTGGCACCGAAGACGCGGCGGCTCGGGTGGAAGCGGGGGACCGTGAACTGCCCAAGCTGGCCGCACGCGACGATGCGGTCAGACGTTTCATTGCGCTGGTGGATGAATGCTATGACCGTCAGGTACCGCTGTATCTGCAGGCGCAGGTGCCGATGAACGAGCTCTATACCCAGGGCTATCTCTCGTTCGCCTTTCGCCGCACGCTGAGCCGGCTGCGGGAGATGCAGTTGCAGCGCTTCGGTACTGTGAGCTGACGGGCCTCAGTCGCGATAGAAGACCTGCACCAAGTGATAGCCGAACTGACTCTTCACTGGCCCATGCACTTCACGCAACGGCTTCTTGAAAATCACCTGATCGATGCTGCGCACCATCTGGCCGGGGCGTACCTCGCCCAGGTCGCCACCTTTCTTGCCCGAGGGGCAGGTCGAGTACTTCTTCGCCAGCACGTCGAAGGCTTCGCCATTGGCGATACGCTTTTTCAGCTGTGCGGCCTCGGCTTCGGTCTTTACCAAGATGTGGCGTGCCATGGCTTTGGGCATTACAGGTCTCCTCGGATGCGGCGGCGATTGTAGTCAGCACGCGAAGAAAACCGAAGCACCGACGCCAACAAGACGACCATTTGGCAGAGTCGAAAAGCGACGAACGGTAGTTATCGTTAAAATATGTTAGCGCTACCATCTGGCTCAACAATCATAACGCGGCACATTGATGCTGCTGGAGAGCCGATAGTGGATTTCCACTCCAATAGCGACATTCGCGCCGCCAGCCGCACGCTGGTGGTCATGGGTGTCAGCGGTTCGGGTAAGACCGACACCAGCCATGCCGTTGCCGATGCAATGGGTTTTCGCCATATCGAAGCCGACAACTTCCATCCCGAAGAAAACGTCGCACGCATGCGTGCCGGCACGCCGCTTTCCGACGCCGATCGCGTGGAGTGGCTGCAGAAACTCATCGTCGAGATGCATAAGGCAATCGAAGACGATGTCGGCTTCGTGCTGGCCTGTTCTGCACTCAAGCGCCGCTATCGTGATCTATTACGCGACGCAGTGCCGGCCTTGCGTTTCGCGCATCTGTCCATCGATTACGACACTGCGATTCAGCGCGTCGGTGGCCGTGCTGGGCATTTCATGCCGATTTCCCTGGTGGACAGCCAGTTCGCCACACTCGAATCGCCGGAAGGCGAACCTGGTGTGCTGGTAGTCGATGCCAGCCAGTCGCGCGAGCAGGTTCTCGAAAAAATCGTCAGCTGGATGCAGCATGAATCTGGACTTGAAATCGCCGATCGCGAGGATCTTTCCGCACGCCCGCTTGATAGCGCTAACACAGAGCTGGAGCGCGGCGCTGAGTTGACCACCGCACCCATTTACAGCGGAAAAATAGCGCAGAGCTTTGATCGGATCACCGATTGGCTGATGGCAGGCTTGCTCGCATTTATGGTGATCGTTGTGTTCAGCAGCGTGGTGCTGCGTTACGCCTTCGGTACCGGTTGGACTGGCGCCGAGGAGCTTTCGCGATTGGCCTTCGTCTGGCTGGTCTTCGTTGGCGTCGCGTCGAGCATGCGCCGCGGAGAACTGATGGCTTTCAGCATGATCCGTGATCGTTTTCCAAAGTTGTTTCGCCGCCTGGTCGATTCGGTCAGCTGGCTGATGGTGGCCATTGCCAGCGGCATGGCTGCTATGGGCGGATGGAACCAGATGCAGTTCGGCTGGAACATCAATAGTCCGGTGGTGGGCTATCCGCTGGCAGTAGCGATGCTGCCGGTAATGGCCAGCATGATCGCACTGACGGTCCTGGCACTTTTGCAACTCGTGAACGTATGGCGCGGGCAGCCCCAGCCGCATGCCGCCGACGCCAATGTAACGGCCGACTGATTTATCTATAACAACAGGGCAATGCCCGCCTGAGGACCGTACATGACTGTCGTCGTCTTCCTTTCTTCACTGTTTGGCTTCATGGCCTTCGGCATGCCGATCGCATTCGCGCTGATTCTCACTGGTGCGGTGCTGATGTGGTATCTGGATTTCTGGGATGTGCAACTGCTGGCCCAGAACCTTCAGGCCGGAGCCGACAGCTTTCCACTGTTGGCCGTGCCGTTCTTCATTCTTGCCGGTGAATTGATGAATGCCGGCGGCATTTCTCGTCGCATCATCAACATGGCGCAGGCCTATTTCGGCCACAAGCGTGGTGGGCTCGGGTATGTCGCGATTGCGGCCTCGGTGCTTCTAGCGAGCATGTCCGGCTCGGCACTGGCGGACACTGCCGCGCTGGCCACGCTGTTGCTGCCGATGATGCGTGAGCGTGGTTATCCGTTGAGTTCGTCATCGGGCCTGGTGGCGGCCGGCGGAATCATCGCCCCGATCATTCCGCCTTCGATGCCTTTCGTGATTTATGGCGTAGTCACCAACACGTCGATCAGTCAACTGTTCCTCGCCGGTATGGTGCCCGGTTTGATTATGGGCGCGGGTCTGGTGGTGGCCTGGACGTTGATCGCACGCAAGATCGAAGAGCCCCCTCAGGAAAAAGCCACCCGTGCCGAGCGCCGCAAGGCGCTGGTCGACGGAGCAGCCGCTTTGATGCTCCCGGTGATTATCGTCGGCGGCTTACGCGGCGGGTTGTTCACGCCAACCGAGGCAGCAGTAGTGGCAGCGGTTTATGCGCTTGCCGTTTCGACCTTGCTGTATCGCGAACTCAACTGGCGCGGCGTAATAGAAGTGCTGACCCGCGCGAGCCGTACCACGGCGTCAGTCATGTTCCTCTGCGCCGCGGCAATCGTTTCCGGCTACATGATCACACTGGCGCAATTGCCGGACGAGATCGCCATGATGCTCGGCCCGCTGGCGCAAGATCCGAAGCTGCTGATGGTTGCCATCATGGTGCTGATGATTGCGATTGGCATGGTGCTCGATCTGACACCGACCATTCTCATCCTTGGTCCAGTGCTGGCGCCTATCGCGGTCAAGGCCGGTATCGATCCGGTGTACTTCGGCGTGATGTTCGTATTGATCGGCTCCATCGGTTTGATTACGCCGCCGGTGGGCACTGTGCTGAACGTTGTCGGAGGTATCGGCAGGTTGCGCATGGAGACACTGGTGCGCGGAGTGATTCCATTCTTCGTTATTTATTTGCTGATCGTCGCACTGCTGGTAGCCGTGCCGGCGATCATCACCGTGCCGCTGCAATGGTTGCGCTGATCGGGGCAGGTACTCGCTTCGCAGCGGCATTCAAGTTTCGCCTTGGCGAGAAAAGCTTCACCTTCATTTCATCCACAACAACAAAAGGTAAGACAGCATGAAACGATTTCTCATAGCGGCCCTGGCGGCCACCACCCTCGGTAGCGCCATCACGGCGGTCAGCGCACAAGCGGCTGACGACGTCCGTTCGCGCATGATCCGCTTTGGTTATGGCCTCAACGAAGACAGCAACCAGGGCAGGGCGGCGAAGCTGCTTGCCGAAGAAATCGCCAAGGCGTCCGACGGCAAGCTCAAGATGCGGACCTTCGCCTCCGCTAGCCTGGGTTCGGACGATCAGATGCAGAACGCGCTGATGGGTGGAGCGCAGGAAATGATGGTTGGCTCGACGGCAACGCTGGTTGGCATCGCCGAGGAAATGGCGGTTTGGGATACGCCGTTCCTCTTTGAAAGCGAAAAGCAGGCGGATTACGTGCTCGACGGTCCGGTAGGGCAGAAGGTCATGGATGCGCTGGAAGAGAAAGGGCTGGTTGGCCTGGTCTACTGGGAGAATGGCTTCCGCAATCTCACCAACAACGTGCGCCCGGTCGAGAAGATGGAGGACTTCAACGGCATCAAACTGCGCGTGATGCCCAACCCTGTATTCATCGATACGTTCAAGCAGATGGGCGCCAATGCGGTCCCGCTGCCGTTCTCCGAACTGTTCACCGCGCTGGAAACCAAGGCGGTCGATGGCCAGGAAAACCCCTACAACACCATCCTGTCTTCCAAATTCTATGAAGTGCAGAAGTACCTGAGCGTGACCAATCACGTCTACAGCCCTTGGATCGTCACAGCGTCCAAGCGCTGGTGGGATGGCCTGTCCGAGACCGAGCAGAACATCATCATGGACGCGGCGAAGAAGTCGCGTGATTCGGAGCGCGAAGACACCCGTGCCGAAGCCCGCGAAGCCTTGGCGCAAATCGAAGAGCACGGCATGGAGATCAACAAGGTCAGCCCTGAAGAAATCCAACGTATGCGCGAGCAGGCCAAGCCGGCGATTCAGACCGTGATCGATACGGTCGGCGAGCCATTGTTCAATGAAGTCCAGGCAGAAATCGCGAAGGCGCCGAAGTGATCCTGCGCGCCCCTTCGGGGGCGTCGTGCCGAGGTAGAATTCACGCCTCTCGTCGCTGGATCCCGCTATGAGTTCTCGTCGCCGTCGCTCGTTGGAGCGGGTCACATTGTCTGATGTGGCTCGCAGTGCTGGTTGTTCATTGATGTCCGCTTCGCGTGCGCTGTCGCAACCGGAGCGAGTGTCCGATGCGCTGCGCGAGCGCGTCATGGCTGCGGTCAAAGCGCTGGGTTACGTGCCGCATACCGCGGCGCGAAGCCTCGCCAGCGCGCGCTCGAATCTAGTAGCTGTGATCATCCCTTCACTGTCGAACGCTGTGTTCGTCGATACCGTCGAGGCGGTTCAGCGAGTCCTGATGCCGGCCGGGTATGAGCTGATGATCGGCGTTAGTCACTACCGTCCGGAGGAAGACGAGCGCCTGTTGCGTGCGTATCTGGCCCATCAGCCGGCGGGACTTCTGGTCACCGGCTTCCAGCGCAGCGATGCCGCGCGCGAAGTGCTGGGCAGCTACACCAGCCCCATCGTTACGCTGATGGAGCTGAGCGATGCGGACGAGGACTATTGCGTCGGTTTTTCCCAGTACGAAGCAGGCGCAGCAATGACCCGCAAGCTGCTCGAGCGTGGTTACCGCACTATCGCCTTCGCCGCTGCGCAGCTCGACCCGCGTACCCTGCAGCGTGCCGAAGGTTATCGGCAGGCGATGCGCGAGGCGTCCCGCTACGACCCCGCGCTGGAGCTGCTGACGCCGGAGGTATCCTCCATCGGCCTTGGCGCCGAACTGCTGGACAGGCTACTGGCCCAGCAGCCAGGCATCGATGCGATCTTCTTCAATAACGACGACCTGGCGCTGGGGGCACTATTCCGTGCCCGCCAGTTGCAGCTGGCCGTTCCTGGGCGTTTGGCCATTGCCGGTTTCAACGACCTGCCAGCCGCCGCTTGGATGCACCCGGCGCTGACGACCGTACGCACCATCCGTGGCGAAATCGGCACGCTGGCCGGGCAGATGCTGCTCAGCCTGATGCGCGGCGAAACGCCAACGCAACGGCGGATAGATGTGGGGTTCGAAGTGGTGATGCGCGAAAGCGCCTGAAAACTGAACCGGCAGGCATTGCGCTTGCCGGCATTATCAACAGATCAGTCGGCCTGCTGCGCCGCCGTGACCTGCTGGGCGATCTCGATCATCTGTTCGCGCATCCAGCGGTTGGCCGGGTCTTGATCCGTGCTTTCGTGCCAGTAGATGTGCGTTTCCAGCGGCGGAATGTCCACCGGCAGCGGTACCTGATGCAGGTCGTGGCGGCGGGCGAAACGCTCCGGCACGGTCACCGCCATATCGGTGTGCTGAATGACCTGAGTAGCCATCATGTAATGCTGTGAGCGCAGGGCGATCTTGCGCTGCAGCCCCATCTTGCCCAGAGCCAGATCGACCATGCCCAAACCGCTGCGCCGGCTTGAGATATGAATGTGCGACAGCGATAGGTATTCCTCAACGCTCAGTTTGTCTTTCGCCAGCGGATGGCCGCGGCGCATCGCGCAGACATAGCTGTCCTCGAGCAGCTTGACGTGACGCACCTGCGGGTCGGTATTTAGTGGCGCGTCCATGGCGAAGTCCAGGCGCCCAGCCGCCAGCTCCTTGGTGGTCTCGCGGCGCTTGGCCAGCATGCTCTCGATCTTCACGTTCGGTGCCATGCGGCGCAGGCGTTGGAACAGCGGCGGCAACACCACGGCCTCGGTGAGGTCGGTCATGCTGATGCGGAAGGTCTTGTTCGCCTGCAGCGGATTGAAGGTACGGCTTTCCTGCACCGACACGCGCAGCAACTGCAATGCGTTGCGCACCGGGCCGATGATGTTCTGTGCCATCGGCGTCGGCACCATGCCTTGCGCGGTGCGCACGAACAGCGGGTCGTTGAAGGTCTCGCGCAGGCGCGCCAAGGCATTGGAAACGGCGGGCTGAGTGATACCGACGATCTGCCCGGCGCGGGTCAGATTCGCCTCGGTATAGATGGCATCGAAGACGATAAACAGGTTGAGATCGACCTTATTCAGGTTCATTCCGCAAGCTCTCCGGCTGGGTCATTCGCGCCGATCATATATCGGTGATGAATGTTTATACACGAGGAAAATAGCGTAGGTAAATCTTCAGCCCTGCACTAGCATTTCGTTACATCGTCCAATCCGAAGAAGGTTTGTCCATGAATTTCGCCTATTCCCCCAAGGTTCAAGAGCTGCGTGAACGTGTCCAGGCGTTCATGGATGTGCATGTCTATCCCGCCGAGAAAATCTTTTATCAGCAGGTGAGCGAAGGTGATCGCTGGCAGCCTACCGCCATCGTCGAAGAACTGAAGGCCAAGGCTAAAGCTGAAGGCCTATGGAACCTGTTCCTGCCGGAATCAGAATTGGGCGCCGGGCTGACCAATACCGAATACGCGCCGCTGGCGGAAATCATGGGTAGCTCGGGCCTTGGCCCGGAAGCCTTCAACTGCTCGGCGCCCGACACGGGCAATATGGAAGTGCTGGTGCGTTACGGCAGCGAAGCGCAGAAGAAGCAGTGGCTAGAGCCGCTGCTGCGCGGTGAGATCCGCTCGGCCTTCGGCATGACCGAACCGGGCGTAGCGTCTTCGGATGCCACCAACATGGAAGCCCGCGCCGTGCGTGAAGGTGATGAGTGGGTGATCAACGGCCGCAAGTGGTGGACGTCGGGCGCCTGCGACCCGCGTTGCAAGGTGATGATTTTCATGGGCCTGACCAATCCGGATGCGCCGCGCCACCAGCAGCATTCGATGATTCTCGTGCCGATGGATGCGCCCGGTCTCAAGGTACTGCGCCCGCTACCGGTGTTCGGCTATGACGACGCGCCGCACGGCCACGCCGAGGTGTTGCTGGAGAACGTGCGTGTGCCTTACGAAAACGTCCTGCTCGGCGAAGGCCGTGGCTTCGAGATTGCCCAGGGTCGCCTTGGCCCGGGCCGCATTCACCATTGCATGCGCTCGGTGGGTGTCGCCGAGCGGGCGCTGAAGCTGATGTGCGAGCGTTCGGTCAGCCGCACGGCGTTCGGCAAGCCGCTGGCGCGCCTGGGGGCCAACTTCGATCACATCGCCGAATGCCGGATCGAGATCAATATGGCACGCCTGCTGACGCTCAACGCGGCCTACATGATGGATACGGTGGGCAACAAGATCGCCGCCAGCGAAATCGCCCAAATCAAGGTGGTCGCTCCCAACGTGGCGTTGAAGGTTATCGACCGTGCCATTCAGATCCACGGTGGCGCCGGCGTCTCCGAAGATTTCCCGCTGGCCCACTGGTACGCCATGCAGCGCACCCTGCGCCTGGCCGACGGCCCGGATGAAGTACATCGCGCCTCGATCGCCAAGCACGAGCTGGGCAAATACGTACCGCGCGAGGCGCTGCGTAGCCGTTGACGCGCTCTGGTTGTACCGAAAGGCAAAGCCATGAACCCTGGCTTTGCCTTTTTTATGCGTGGGTTATCTGCTAGTGTGGCGCGCTGGCGATTGGACAAAGCGTTCGCGCGCAAGCTCGTTCCTACTGGATCGTGCGTCTCTCGGCCCGTGTAGGAGTGAGCTTGCTCGCGAACGTGTCACGCCTGCTGATTATGGAGGCCGGTCACCAGCCCGCGATAACGCCGATAGGCCTGCTCGTAAGCTGCGACGGCACCGGCCTCAGGCTCGACGGCTGTCGCCTCATCAAGACTGACACAGCGCTCACACATCTCGGCAAGACTGGCCTGCGGATCGCCTTGTCGCGCATGGCACCACGCCGCCTGGATAGCCGCGCCCAGCGCTGGGGCCTCGCTGTGCGTGGCGCAGATGACTGGTGCATCCATGACATCGGCGATGATCTGCCGCCACAGTGGGTTCTTTGCACCGCCACCGATCAAACGAATCCGCTCGCTGCGGATGCCGCTGTCCCGCAGCAGGTCCAGGCCATAACGCAGGCCGAAGGTCACGCCTTCGAGCACTGCGCGGCAGAGATTGGCGCGAGTGAGGTTGTCGCTGGTCAAGCCGTGCAGGCTGGCGCTGGCCTGGGGCAGGGCGGGTACGCGTTCGCCGTTGAGAAACGGCAGCATGCTTACGCCATCCGCGCCGATGGGCGCTTGTGCCACCAGTGCGTTGAATTGTTCGAGATCGAGCTGCAGCAACTCGCGGATGGCGCCATTGGCGTTGGTCAGGTTCATGGTGCAGATCAGCGGCAGCCAGCCACCGCTGGACGAACAGAAGGTCGCGACCGATGGCTGCGAACTGACGCGGGGCTCATTGCCGTATCCGTACAGTGTGCCGGAGGTGCCCAGGCTCATGGTGATGGCGCCGGGCGCGATATTGCCGGTGCCGATGGCGCCCATCATGTTGTCGCCGCCACCGCTGGCCACCAAAGCCTGGGGATTGAGCCCAAGCCGCGCCGCCAGTTCAGGACGTAGCGATCCGATCGGTTGGTGGGCTTCGATCAGCTCCGGCAGGGTCGCTGCCAGCCGGCCGCTCGGGTCGATATGGTGTAGCAGTTCCAGATCCCAGCGGCGGGTACGCACGTTGAAGTAGCCGGTACCCGAGGCATCGCCGTACTCGCTGCGACAACGCCCGGTGAGCCAGTAGTTGAGGTAGTCATGGGGCAGCAGGATGTGCGCGATGCGCTCGAACAGCGCGGGATGCTGTTCCTTCATCCAAAGCAGCTTGGACACCGTGTAACCCGGCGCGATGGCGACGCCCAAGCGCTGCAGCGAGCCGGTCTCACCACCCAGCCAGTCCAGCAGGCGCTGGTTCTCGGTGGCCGATTCGGTGTCGCACCAGAGCTTGGCCGGCCGTAGAACCTGGCCATCCGCGTCCAGCGTGACCAACCCATGCTGCTGGCCGGAAACACCAATG is a window from the Pseudomonas sp. MTM4 genome containing:
- a CDS encoding LysR family transcriptional regulator, with protein sequence MNLNKVDLNLFIVFDAIYTEANLTRAGQIVGITQPAVSNALARLRETFNDPLFVRTAQGMVPTPMAQNIIGPVRNALQLLRVSVQESRTFNPLQANKTFRISMTDLTEAVVLPPLFQRLRRMAPNVKIESMLAKRRETTKELAAGRLDFAMDAPLNTDPQVRHVKLLEDSYVCAMRRGHPLAKDKLSVEEYLSLSHIHISSRRSGLGMVDLALGKMGLQRKIALRSQHYMMATQVIQHTDMAVTVPERFARRHDLHQVPLPVDIPPLETHIYWHESTDQDPANRWMREQMIEIAQQVTAAQQAD
- a CDS encoding LacI family DNA-binding transcriptional regulator is translated as MSSRRRRSLERVTLSDVARSAGCSLMSASRALSQPERVSDALRERVMAAVKALGYVPHTAARSLASARSNLVAVIIPSLSNAVFVDTVEAVQRVLMPAGYELMIGVSHYRPEEDERLLRAYLAHQPAGLLVTGFQRSDAAREVLGSYTSPIVTLMELSDADEDYCVGFSQYEAGAAMTRKLLERGYRTIAFAAAQLDPRTLQRAEGYRQAMREASRYDPALELLTPEVSSIGLGAELLDRLLAQQPGIDAIFFNNDDLALGALFRARQLQLAVPGRLAIAGFNDLPAAAWMHPALTTVRTIRGEIGTLAGQMLLSLMRGETPTQRRIDVGFEVVMRESA
- a CDS encoding acyl-CoA dehydrogenase; translated protein: MNFAYSPKVQELRERVQAFMDVHVYPAEKIFYQQVSEGDRWQPTAIVEELKAKAKAEGLWNLFLPESELGAGLTNTEYAPLAEIMGSSGLGPEAFNCSAPDTGNMEVLVRYGSEAQKKQWLEPLLRGEIRSAFGMTEPGVASSDATNMEARAVREGDEWVINGRKWWTSGACDPRCKVMIFMGLTNPDAPRHQQHSMILVPMDAPGLKVLRPLPVFGYDDAPHGHAEVLLENVRVPYENVLLGEGRGFEIAQGRLGPGRIHHCMRSVGVAERALKLMCERSVSRTAFGKPLARLGANFDHIAECRIEINMARLLTLNAAYMMDTVGNKIAASEIAQIKVVAPNVALKVIDRAIQIHGGAGVSEDFPLAHWYAMQRTLRLADGPDEVHRASIAKHELGKYVPREALRSR
- a CDS encoding peptidylprolyl isomerase, which produces MPKAMARHILVKTEAEAAQLKKRIANGEAFDVLAKKYSTCPSGKKGGDLGEVRPGQMVRSIDQVIFKKPLREVHGPVKSQFGYHLVQVFYRD
- the xylB gene encoding xylulokinase, which codes for MFLGIDCGTQGTKALLLDAATGTVLGEGSASHELISGPNGRREQATEQWIEAFEKATAAALAQAGIKGTAVLGIGVSGQQHGLVTLDADGQVLRPAKLWCDTESATENQRLLDWLGGETGSLQRLGVAIAPGYTVSKLLWMKEQHPALFERIAHILLPHDYLNYWLTGRCRSEYGDASGTGYFNVRTRRWDLELLHHIDPSGRLAATLPELIEAHQPIGSLRPELAARLGLNPQALVASGGGDNMMGAIGTGNIAPGAITMSLGTSGTLYGYGNEPRVSSQPSVATFCSSSGGWLPLICTMNLTNANGAIRELLQLDLEQFNALVAQAPIGADGVSMLPFLNGERVPALPQASASLHGLTSDNLTRANLCRAVLEGVTFGLRYGLDLLRDSGIRSERIRLIGGGAKNPLWRQIIADVMDAPVICATHSEAPALGAAIQAAWCHARQGDPQASLAEMCERCVSLDEATAVEPEAGAVAAYEQAYRRYRGLVTGLHNQQA
- a CDS encoding TRAP transporter large permease yields the protein MTVVVFLSSLFGFMAFGMPIAFALILTGAVLMWYLDFWDVQLLAQNLQAGADSFPLLAVPFFILAGELMNAGGISRRIINMAQAYFGHKRGGLGYVAIAASVLLASMSGSALADTAALATLLLPMMRERGYPLSSSSGLVAAGGIIAPIIPPSMPFVIYGVVTNTSISQLFLAGMVPGLIMGAGLVVAWTLIARKIEEPPQEKATRAERRKALVDGAAALMLPVIIVGGLRGGLFTPTEAAVVAAVYALAVSTLLYRELNWRGVIEVLTRASRTTASVMFLCAAAIVSGYMITLAQLPDEIAMMLGPLAQDPKLLMVAIMVLMIAIGMVLDLTPTILILGPVLAPIAVKAGIDPVYFGVMFVLIGSIGLITPPVGTVLNVVGGIGRLRMETLVRGVIPFFVIYLLIVALLVAVPAIITVPLQWLR
- a CDS encoding gluconokinase, GntK/IdnK-type, which codes for MGVSGSGKTDTSHAVADAMGFRHIEADNFHPEENVARMRAGTPLSDADRVEWLQKLIVEMHKAIEDDVGFVLACSALKRRYRDLLRDAVPALRFAHLSIDYDTAIQRVGGRAGHFMPISLVDSQFATLESPEGEPGVLVVDASQSREQVLEKIVSWMQHESGLEIADREDLSARPLDSANTELERGAELTTAPIYSGKIAQSFDRITDWLMAGLLAFMVIVVFSSVVLRYAFGTGWTGAEELSRLAFVWLVFVGVASSMRRGELMAFSMIRDRFPKLFRRLVDSVSWLMVAIASGMAAMGGWNQMQFGWNINSPVVGYPLAVAMLPVMASMIALTVLALLQLVNVWRGQPQPHAADANVTAD
- the zapE gene encoding cell division protein ZapE, producing MDNVSPLALYQQAMARDGFVSDAAQLRAVELLQTCYQALHQPGAIEGPPRGIYLWGPVGRGKTWLMDIFHRSLQVPSRRQHFHHFMRWVHMRLFALNGTADPLRALASELAEEVRVLCFDELFVADIGDAIILGRLFEVMFEQGVVIVATSNQPPDQLYADGFNRERFLPAITAIEHHMQVVSVDGGADHRLRPGAALQRYWVSDDESSGELQQVFAELAEGTVSNDPVVIGRRSLQVVHRSQSAIWCRFDDLFEQPFSALDFIELCDRFSSILISEVPRLGSKQREGRIARGTEDAAARVEAGDRELPKLAARDDAVRRFIALVDECYDRQVPLYLQAQVPMNELYTQGYLSFAFRRTLSRLREMQLQRFGTVS
- a CDS encoding TRAP transporter substrate-binding protein, producing MKRFLIAALAATTLGSAITAVSAQAADDVRSRMIRFGYGLNEDSNQGRAAKLLAEEIAKASDGKLKMRTFASASLGSDDQMQNALMGGAQEMMVGSTATLVGIAEEMAVWDTPFLFESEKQADYVLDGPVGQKVMDALEEKGLVGLVYWENGFRNLTNNVRPVEKMEDFNGIKLRVMPNPVFIDTFKQMGANAVPLPFSELFTALETKAVDGQENPYNTILSSKFYEVQKYLSVTNHVYSPWIVTASKRWWDGLSETEQNIIMDAAKKSRDSEREDTRAEAREALAQIEEHGMEINKVSPEEIQRMREQAKPAIQTVIDTVGEPLFNEVQAEIAKAPK